TGTTGCTCTGATTTTCTTTTCTGGTGGGATTTTGTTTCGGCGAAAAGGTTTTAAGGCTGAAACCATCCAGTGGATAATGGTTTCAGCTTGCATATTCCCCTCTTTCTTTTTCTGAGGGAGTGTCTGAGATTTAAACCTGACGCCCCACTGCTTATCCTGACAGTATCGTGGTTTTAGTGGAAATCTTTTTAATTTGTTATTATGACAATTTTTACGGTGATGTAAATGGAACCTTTGGAATATCTTCAAAATAGACTTGAGCCAGAACAGTTTGAGAAAATTAAGGTAATTGACAATCCCGAACTCCATGAATTTTTGGCAAAGTACATTGATCTTTTGAATCCTGCAAAAGTTTTTGTTTGCACAGACTCGAAGGAAGACGAGGACTATGTAAGGAGAAAGGCAATTGAATACGGGGAGGAGAAGCCCCTCGCAATGGAAGGGCATACCGTCCACTACGATGGCTATTACGATCAAGCTAGAGATAAAGCGAGGACTAAAATCTTGGTTCCTAAGGGGGTGGAGATTCCGTTCATAAATACTATGGACAGGGAAGAAGGGCTTAAGGAGATTCATGAAATCATGAGAGATATTGCAAAAGGTAAGGAGCTGTTTGTATGTTTCTTTGTGCTCGGCCCTAAGAACTCAATCTTCACGATTCCCGCTGTTCAGCTCACCGATTCTGCATATGTTGCTCACAGTGAGTTTATCCTTTACAGAAAAGGTTACGAGGAGTTTAAACGCCTTGGAAGAGATGCAAAGTTTTTGAAGTTTGTCCATTCTGCGGGGGAACTTGACGAAAGAAAGACCAGCAAGAACATAGATAAGAGAAGGATTTACATTGACCTTGAAGGAGAGACCGTTTATTCAGCAAACACACAGTACGGTGGCAATACAATAGGGCTCAAAAAGCTCGCCTTTAGGCTTACGATTAGGAGAGCCGTTCAAGAAGGTTGGTTGAGCGAGCACATGTTTCTTATGCGCGTGAACGGGCCTAATGGGAGAAAAACCTATTTCACAGGAGCTTATCCATCTATGTGCGGCAAAACCTCAACAGCAATGCTTCCATGGGAGAACATAGTGGGCGACGACCTCACGTTCATAGTTGACATGAAAGGTGAAGCCAGAGGGGCTAACGTCGAGAAGGGTGTTTTTGGAATAATCCAGGGAGTCAACCAGGAGGATGACCCAATAATATGGCAGGTTCTTCACTCACCAAACGAGATAATCTTCTCGAACGTTCTCGTTAAAGATGGAAAGCCCTACTGGAACGACATGGGCATTCCGATTCCAGACGAGGGAGAAAATCACAGCGGGAAGTGGTGGAAAGGAAAGAAAGATGCCGAGGGTAACGAGATACCACCGAGCCACAAAAATGCTCGCTTCACAGTCAGCCTTCAGGCATTTCCAAACGTTGATTTAGAAGCCCTTGAAGCTCCTTGTGGCGTTAGAATCGGTGGCATGATATTTGGTGGCAGAGATGCAGATACCTGGCCCCCGGTGAGGGAAGCATTTGACTGGGCGCATGGAGTCATTACTATGGGAGCGGCGTTGGAAAGTGAAACAACCGCAGCCACCCTTGGAAAGGAAGGAGTGAGGGCATTCAATCCAATGGCTATTTTGGATTTCCTGAGCGTTCATATTGGGGACTATCTTAGGAACTATCTTGAATTCGAGAAAAAGCTAAGGATAAAGCCGAAAATATTTGCCGTTAACTACTTCCTTAGGGATAAAGACGGCAGATGGCTGAATCATAAGCTCGACAAGGCAGTGTGGCTCAAATGGATGGAGCTTAGGGTTCATGGGGATGTTAATGCAATAGAAACTCCCGTTGGATACATTCCAAAATACGAAGACCTGAAGAGACTCTTTAAGGAAGTCCTCAACAAGGATTACAGCAGAGAAGACTATGAAAAGCAGTTTACCATCAGAGTTCCCGAGTTCATTGCCAAGATAGAAAGGATTGAAAAGATTTACAAGGATGTTGGCAACATCCCAGAAGAGCTCTTTAAGATTTTAGAGGAAGAAAGACAAAGACTCCTAAAGGCGAAGGAGAAGTATGGAGACTATATATCCCCATTCCAGCTAGAAAAGAGCTAACATATAAGAAAATTCGTCTCTTACTTCTTTTTTCTTCGGTTAGGGTCACCAAAACCTTTTTATATGACTTTTCGGAGAGTTACTCGGTAAGGTAAAAGACAGTGGCAAGGAGGGAGCAGAAATGAGGGGGGAGGAATATGAAAAGCCTCCAAGTAGTTCTTGGAAGGGAGCTTTCAGAGAAATTCAGAGAAGCATTGATAGCAGTTCCAGCGCTAATAGTTTGTCTTCTTATGGACTTCTTTGCCGGAGCGTTCTTGGGTAGATTTTTTGAAAAGATTATGCTGAGTTACCCGGTCATATTCGTGATTCTCCCGGGACTTATGGGGTTGAGAGGCAACATTTTTGGCGCAATGGCTTCTCGCTTTACTACAATGCTCCATCTAGGTGAGATGGAGCCAAAGCTGAGAGATAAAAATGTTGTGAAAAACATCTTCTTGAGCATTCTCCTATCTCTCCTCCCTGTTATTGTACTGTGGGCTATAGGAGTTCTTAAAGTGGGAAACGCCATATCCGGAATGATTGTGCTTTTAATAGTTCTAACTTCGACTATTTTCGTAAGCTTGATAATGGGTTATGCAACGGCACTTGCCACCGTATTGCCCTTCAAGAAGGGCATTGATCCAGACACCGTGGCGGCACCTTTGGTAACTTCCGCTGGAGATCTCGTCACAATGCCTTTTTTGGTGTTATTTATTCTCCTTTATGAAGATATTCCCCATGTCTTCGATAGCTTAGTAGTTTTGGCGTTTTTGCTTTTGTTAGCTATGTTCATCAAAACAAAATTTGAAAATGAAGAGAAGCGCATGATTAGAGAAATTCTAGGAATTATTGGGGCTTTAGCATTGCTTTCAAGCATTTCGGGAGGACTGCTTGAATCTTACAGCGAAATTATTTATGCTTCTGTTGTGTTCAGCGTCATGTACCCTGCAATACTTGGCACTGCTGGAAACTACGGATCAATTATTGGAGCAAAAACCTCAACGAAGCTTCATCTTGGGGAAATTGAGGGCTTTCTCAACCGGGATTCTATACTAGATATTTTTGTGTACTTTGTGACGAGTTTTTTCATAGCAGTTCTAATGAACTTAGTGGCAATAGGTGTGGTAAAACTAAGCTTGGGAAAGAGCATTGGACTTGTTCTCCCGTTTATTTTTCTTTATCCCCTCTTGGTCTTGTTTAACATGTTCATTGGATACTTCCTCGCAATAATCTTTGATAGACTTGGCTTAGACCCCGATAATGCCACTGTTCCAACGATAACAACTTTAGCAGATATATTTTCCACCCTCTTCACTGTGGGGGTTGCTCATCTGATTGTTTAGTCTAAGAAAACCTTAAAAGAAAATGAGATATGAGATAAAAACGGGGAGGACAAAGGGATGGAAGAGTTTGAGGAGTTTGAGTATCAGCCTAAGAGCGTTAAAGAAATTTTCATTGAGATGAAAAACATCGTCGAGCTCATGGTTGATCTTGCTTACACAGCAATCCTCTTCGGGGATAAAGAGATAGCCGAGGAAGTGCTCGATCTTGAGGAGAGGATGGATCTCCTTAATTACCACCTTATGACACACGCTGTTTTGGCAGCAAGAAATCCAAAGGAGGCGGAGCAGATAACTTCTGTTCTGCAGATGGCAAACTCAATAGAGGACATCTCAAACGCCGCTGGAGACCTTGCAAAGATGGTTCTTGAAGGAGTTGAACTTCATCCAGTTATTACAGAGGCAATTATGGAAAGCGAGGAAGTAATAGCAAAGGTTCCAGTCTCTGCAGATTCTGTCATCGTAGGAAAAACACTTGGGGAGCTTGACCTTGCCACAAACACCGGGGTTTGGATAATAGCGGTGAAAAGGGGTAAAAGGTGGATTTTTGCCCCGGATAAGGACTTCAAGATAAAGCCGGGAGATATTTTGATAGGAAGGGGAACTCACACGTCTGTTGAACACCTTAAAGAAATTGCGAGAGGAATTATCAGGGTGGTTGGTGATGAAAGAGCTTGAAGAGATAAAAGATTGTCTCATAGAAATGAAAAACCTTTCTTCTCTTATGGTTGACCTTGCCTTCTCCTCAGTCATGTACGATAGTGAGGACATAGCCGATGAGGTTTATATTCTGGAAGAAAAAATGGATGAGCTCACATTAAAAGTCAAAAAACTTGCTTTGAGGGCTGCCAAGTATGAAGAAAATCCCGAAAAGCTCCTAAGTATAATTGAGATGGCTACAATAAACGAGCAGATAAGCGATTCCGCCTATGAGATAGCAGACCTTGTTCTCAGGGATGTTGAGCCTCACCCTATAATAAGGAAAATAATGCACGATGTTGATGAAGAAATAGGACGCATAAAGGTTAACAAGGGGTCAATACTAATAGGACAACCCCTCAAACAGCTTAAGCTTCCAACTAAAGTGGGTGTAAGGTTAATAGCAATAAAGAGGGGAGGAAGATATATTTACAACCCCTCCAAGGACGAGAAAATTGAAGAGGGGGACATATTGATAGCCGTAGGCTCTGGAATTGATCGCCTGAGAGAACTCTCCAACGAAAAAGGAGAGGAAGGAGAATTCATAGAAGAGGAGGAATGATTATAAACCCTTTAGGTTACTTGTTTTTGAAAAGAAAATGGAGGATTTGGAATGAAAGTGGAAGGATTTGTCGCAAGTTTAAAAAACGCTGAAACAATTGAAGAGCTCTTTGATATCCTTGAGAAGAAAGGTGCACCGATTATAGAGTTTGATGGGCAGAAAACTCTCGTAGTTGTTGAGGGGGACTTTGAGGGAAAACCATTTTGGACGGAGATAAACGGCAAAAAAGCTAACTTTGCCCTTGGAGATGCAATGTTGAACTCTGCAAGCTTTCCCTTTAAATGTAAAAAGCCCTAT
This region of Thermococcus alcaliphilus genomic DNA includes:
- a CDS encoding phosphoenolpyruvate carboxykinase (GTP); its protein translation is MEPLEYLQNRLEPEQFEKIKVIDNPELHEFLAKYIDLLNPAKVFVCTDSKEDEDYVRRKAIEYGEEKPLAMEGHTVHYDGYYDQARDKARTKILVPKGVEIPFINTMDREEGLKEIHEIMRDIAKGKELFVCFFVLGPKNSIFTIPAVQLTDSAYVAHSEFILYRKGYEEFKRLGRDAKFLKFVHSAGELDERKTSKNIDKRRIYIDLEGETVYSANTQYGGNTIGLKKLAFRLTIRRAVQEGWLSEHMFLMRVNGPNGRKTYFTGAYPSMCGKTSTAMLPWENIVGDDLTFIVDMKGEARGANVEKGVFGIIQGVNQEDDPIIWQVLHSPNEIIFSNVLVKDGKPYWNDMGIPIPDEGENHSGKWWKGKKDAEGNEIPPSHKNARFTVSLQAFPNVDLEALEAPCGVRIGGMIFGGRDADTWPPVREAFDWAHGVITMGAALESETTAATLGKEGVRAFNPMAILDFLSVHIGDYLRNYLEFEKKLRIKPKIFAVNYFLRDKDGRWLNHKLDKAVWLKWMELRVHGDVNAIETPVGYIPKYEDLKRLFKEVLNKDYSREDYEKQFTIRVPEFIAKIERIEKIYKDVGNIPEELFKILEEERQRLLKAKEKYGDYISPFQLEKS
- a CDS encoding magnesium transporter — its product is MKSLQVVLGRELSEKFREALIAVPALIVCLLMDFFAGAFLGRFFEKIMLSYPVIFVILPGLMGLRGNIFGAMASRFTTMLHLGEMEPKLRDKNVVKNIFLSILLSLLPVIVLWAIGVLKVGNAISGMIVLLIVLTSTIFVSLIMGYATALATVLPFKKGIDPDTVAAPLVTSAGDLVTMPFLVLFILLYEDIPHVFDSLVVLAFLLLLAMFIKTKFENEEKRMIREILGIIGALALLSSISGGLLESYSEIIYASVVFSVMYPAILGTAGNYGSIIGAKTSTKLHLGEIEGFLNRDSILDIFVYFVTSFFIAVLMNLVAIGVVKLSLGKSIGLVLPFIFLYPLLVLFNMFIGYFLAIIFDRLGLDPDNATVPTITTLADIFSTLFTVGVAHLIV
- a CDS encoding potassium channel family protein, producing MEEFEEFEYQPKSVKEIFIEMKNIVELMVDLAYTAILFGDKEIAEEVLDLEERMDLLNYHLMTHAVLAARNPKEAEQITSVLQMANSIEDISNAAGDLAKMVLEGVELHPVITEAIMESEEVIAKVPVSADSVIVGKTLGELDLATNTGVWIIAVKRGKRWIFAPDKDFKIKPGDILIGRGTHTSVEHLKEIARGIIRVVGDERA
- a CDS encoding potassium channel family protein — translated: MKELEEIKDCLIEMKNLSSLMVDLAFSSVMYDSEDIADEVYILEEKMDELTLKVKKLALRAAKYEENPEKLLSIIEMATINEQISDSAYEIADLVLRDVEPHPIIRKIMHDVDEEIGRIKVNKGSILIGQPLKQLKLPTKVGVRLIAIKRGGRYIYNPSKDEKIEEGDILIAVGSGIDRLRELSNEKGEEGEFIEEEE